Proteins encoded together in one Cicer arietinum cultivar CDC Frontier isolate Library 1 chromosome 4, Cicar.CDCFrontier_v2.0, whole genome shotgun sequence window:
- the LOC101512523 gene encoding delta(14)-sterol reductase has translation MDLGFLIHALIPSSNSVALLAGFFTYLAIVGSILPGKLVPGVVLPDGTRLHYRCNGLVSLILLVGLLWISAKMEFVSLTAIADRGLELLSTTFIFSFLVTLVLYFSGCKSQSKGSSLKPHISGNLIHDWWFGIQLNPQFMSIDLKFFFVRAGMMGWLLINLSVLAKSIQDGTLSKSMILFQLFCALYILDYFVHEEYMTSTWDIIAERLGFMLVFGDLVWIPFTFSIQGWWLLRNKVELTTASIVANCFVFLIGYKVFRGANKQKHDFKKNPKAPIWGKSPKVIGGKLLASGYWGVARHCNYLGDLLLALSFSLPCGISSPVPYFYPIYLLILLIWRERRDEARCAEKYKEIWIEYRKLVPWRILPYVY, from the exons ATGGATCTGGGTTTTCTCATTCACGCTCTAATTCCATCTTCGAACTCT GTCGCATTACTCGCTGGATTTTTCACTTACTTGGCCATTGTTGGATCCATTCTCCCTGGAAAACTTGTTCCTGGTGTTGTTCTTCCTGATGGAACTCGTCTTCACTATCGATGCAATG GTCTAGTTTCGCTTATTCTGTTGGTTGGACTTCTTTGGATCAGTGCTAAGATGGAATTTGTATCTCTAACT GCTATAGCAGATAGAGGACTTGAGTTGCTGTCTACAACTTTTATCTTCAGTTTTCTT GTGACCTTGGTACTCTATTTTTCCGGTTGCAAGTCACAGAGTAAAGGTTCATCGCTAAAACCTCATATCAGTGGAAACCTGATACACGATTG gTGGTTTGGAATACAATTAAATCCTCAATTCATGAGTATTGACCTCAA ATTTTTCTTTGTTAGAGCTGGAATGATGGGGTGGCTACTCATCAATCTTTCAGTTCTTGCTAAGAGCATTCAAGATGGTACTTTGAGCAAGTCAATGATTCTCTTCCAGCTATTCTGTGCG CTATACATCCTGGACTACTTTGTACACGAAGAGTACATGACATCCAC ATGGGATATAATTGCAGAGAGACTAGGATTCATGTTGGTCTTTGGAGATTTAGTGTGGATTCCTTTTACTTTTAGCATTCAG GGCTGGTGGCTCTTGAGGAACAAGGTGGAGTTAACAACGGCTTCTATTGTAGCTAATTGCTTTGTCTTCCTTATTGG ATACAAGGTATTTCGAGGAGCAAACAAGCAAAAACATGATTTCAAGAAGAATCCAAAGGCTCCTATATGGGGCAAGTCTCCAAAAGTCATTGGAGGCAAGCTACTTGCTTCTGGTTATTG ggGTGTTGCTAGACACTGTAATTACCTAGGGGACTTGCTGCTTGCTCTCTCTTTCAGCTTACCTTGTGGCATAAG TTCACCAGTTCCATACTTCTATCCAATTTATCTTCTCATTCTGTTAATCTGGAGAGAGAGAAGGGACGAAGCTCGTTGCGCAGAGAAGTACAAAGAGATATGGATAGAGTATAGGAAACTCGTTCCATGGAGAATATTGCCTTATGTTTATTAG
- the LOC101491238 gene encoding uncharacterized protein, with amino-acid sequence MEVGEIDRKEQQEEIPWIPTTPAKPVLQKSSQICTPVPEKNHQTHHHANGAVACSEFSNGSEKNNKVRDGSVPVARVADIAGDNGKICDKTVSENVSCWSYQGLAESMFQTEVALPSSSYATQLGNNNRFNDLFVPSVICDNSRVPHETSENACCSKRTSEDDPAKKLDKDGIPPNKELCDHHVMEFSAVSSPLKENHNPDEGSSLCMGPNKPPQPKPRRKRHRPKVIKEGKPKKTPKPATPKAAQPKENATGKRKYVRRKGLDKTPTPATQVTEEFTEEIPEAAKTPCRRTLSFGAGTKDQSSAGRENTTALLGKENGAVVQETNFGLACDLNTSVKHASSSSMSVPEDKHAPDTSSQSTCPGEKPKENPTGKKKYARRKALNKTSAPKEVTGELTTENMSELAKPPCKSSVNLDGGMEESSTVKDNATVHLSKENLVTKGTIPDLAYNVKISMKEASNSCMSLTEATQATNTSSKRKSRETKPKENTSAKRQYVKKSGLNKSSIPTEVSGDLPGKMIAESAKTSCRQTLNFDRGARDESSADRNNDATMHPCKETGTVMQEIDVGITYDIGTFMKRAAENSYMTFCDNVQTPSLSPSKTDLPGAKPKENLTGEKKYQRRKRLNKPPTCQTELTGAMMPESTEMQRRFSDFDMGTKDENSANREIFNVQIGSMVEETHIGLAYNQDTWMMQALNSYISLSEAAQAPCTYPSKGNPPVRKKRSKRTSTPTEMTGELTEPIRSESTILSCRMSLNFDKEGRDECNTCNESLASDQNITVNEILHNDISLSENTQTPSSCLPKSNLPGENLNDRNKNKRKSVATAQDGNVGNSQVSTISPQMVGCERNHSGAIECADNSSMNLIGAHYNGLPSYKSKFSIQFPNIQKKRRTEKGKTSNTHITSSVTTKNGIPLVFTPKVGQVHPYALVHPYVQVHPYASNYSSRMYGYGYNAAVFPIINESTENYIHSTQTFDEFKLSLRRVTERSQFPTQTCDYNSLTRVRNCIEPNYTANLLDFSDQQTIRDAEIPQTCVDSFVEDMPVSCAKNKRNRKKSVLSSSARPKTDDMRQCDKFELGNHHLALEKSSDIARRVRKVIRNVEALAEQFRRLNINTGERELVLYEQNTLVPFQGSFDPIKKRRPRPKVDLDEETDRVWKLLLLDINHDGVDGTDEDKAKWWEEERNVFHGRADSFIARMHLVQGDRRFSRWKGSVVDSVVGVFLTQNVSDHLSRYRLSFCFCFFANFEFNMPQQQKISLLTFPKKCGSMYKAYDGEGTSLEVNKQEVNIVEPEENTECGVNLLNQSVCNQSSMTVDIVEHSGEKAVNSNGSCRTASSLIGLTDESNCKQTESPQTNTTECHSPMVMIEEGEEKSCYHGASQELNDIVSSQCSVISSQISGDFSNDQNPEKIGSCSDSNSEVEDLSSTAKYNSCGSFCKLLEMVSSTKFHEVNSQRSKSIEIMRDDNAKESWKKSNITQNPLEESIIPSHEYNLKLTHNSGALEVNCSDPSKTEASSSLFLKNKDENEMNMPSFQTAESEGHVAVTHSQTILSQVHPQEQSSDMQQSFFNISGQTNDLIQKERDLNLGDHKDAVRSETNEISSVPIELKSKSQVKEEKEQFDWDSLRINAQAKAGKREKTESTMDSLDWDAVRCADVGEIANTIKERGMNNRLAERIQKFLNRLVEDHGSIDLEWLRDVPPDQAKEYLLSVRGLGLKSVECVRLLTLHHLAFPVDTNVGRIAVRLGWVPLQPLPESLQLHLLEMYPVLESIQKYLWPRLCKLDQKTLYELHYQMITFGKVFCTKSKPNCNACPMRAECRHFASAFASARLALPGPEQKSIVTATGNSATDENPPVFTTQLHLPLPENTNQVEEILQTEANRQLEPRSEVNICQPIIEEPTTPEPECLQVSEIDMEDAFYDDPCEIPTIKLNIEEFTLNLQNYMQKNMELQEGEMSKALVALNPQAASIPVPKLKNVSRLRTEHFVYELPDTHPLLEGWDTREPDDPGKYLLAIWTPGETANSIQPPECKCSSREECGQLCDEKECFSCNSFREANSQIVRGTLLIPCRTAMRGSFPLNGTYFQVNEVFADHESSLNPVSVPRSWIWHLNRRTVYFGTSITSIFKGLSTPEIQLAFWKGYLCVRGFERKSRAPRPLMARLHFPASKLAKTTKEKTKKEPSPAKKPQEPKPNPEQPELISNSPPLQEKGTA; translated from the exons ATGGAGGTTGGGGAAATTGACAGAAAAGAGCAGCAAGAAGAGATTCCTTGGATCCCTACAACCCCGGCTAAGCCCGTTTTGCAAAAATCATCTCAGATCTGCACGCCGGTACCGGAAAAAAACCACCAAACCCATCATCATGCTAATGGTGCTGTTGCATGTTCTGAATTCTCAAATGGGTCAGAGAAAAACAACAAGGTTCGTGATGGGTCAGTACCCGTGGCTAGAGTGGCGGACATTGCTGGTGATAATGGTAAAATCTGTGACAAGACAGTTTCTGAGAATGTTTCGTGTTGGAGTTACCAAGGTTTGGCCGAGTCTATGTTCCAGACAGAGGTAGCTTTGCCGAGTTCTTCTTATGCGACACAACTAGGAAATAATAATAGATTCAATGATCTATTTGTTCCTTCAGTTATCTGTGACAATTCAAGGGTTCCTCACG AAACATCTGAGAATGCTTGCTGTAGCAAGAGAACTTCCGAGGATGACCCTGCCAAAAAGCTTGACAAGGATGGAATCCCACCCAACAAAGAACTCTGTGATCACCATGTCATGGAATTTTCTGCTGTTTCTTCACCACTCAAGGAGAATCACAACCCAGATGAGGGAAGCAGCCTTTGTATGGGTCCGAATAAACCACCGCAACCAAAGCCAAGGAGAAAAAGGCACCGCCCTAAGGTCATTAAAGAAGGAAAACCCAAAAAAACTCCAAAGCCAGCTACCCCAAAGGCTGCTCAACCAAAAGAAAACGCAACTGGCAAGAGGAAGTATGTAAGAAGAAAAGGATTGGACAAAACTCCTACTCCTGCAACACAAGTGACAGAAGAATTCACTGAAGAAATACCTGAAGCAGCCAAAACGCCATGTAGAAGGACCTTAAGTTTTGGCGCAGGAACAAAAGACCAGAGTTCTGCAGGCAGAGAAAATACAACTGCACTTCTAGGCAAAGAAAATGGTGCAGTCGTACAAGAAACAAACTTTGGCCTTGCATGTGATTTAAATACTTCAGTTAAACATGCGTCAAGCAGTTCCATGTCAGTACCAGAAGATAAACATGCGCCGGATACATCTTCACAGAGCACCTGCCCTGGGGAAAAGCCAAAAGAAAACCCAACTGGCAAGAAGAAATATGCGAGAAGGAAAGCATTGAACAAGACTTCTGCTCCAAAAGAAGTGACGGGTGAATTGACTACAGAAAATATGTCCGAATTGGCCAAACCACCCTGTAAAAGTTCCGTAAATCTTGACGGAGGAATGGAAGAGAGTTCTACGGTCAAAGATAATGCAACTGTACATCTGAGCAAAGAAAATTTAGTCACGAAGGGAACAATTCCAGACCTTGCTTACAATGTAAAAATTTCCATGAAGGAGGCATCAAACAGTTGCATGTCATTAACAGAAGCTACACAAGCCACAAATACATCTTCAAAAAGAAAGTCCCGTGAGACAAAGCCAAAAGAAAACACAAGTGCCAAAAGGCAGTATGTGAAAAAGTCAGGATTGAACAAGTCTTCCATTCCTACAGAAGTATCAGGAGACTTGCCTGGAAAAATGATTGCAGAATCTGCCAAAACTTCTTGTAGACAGACCTTAAATTTTGACAGAGGAGCAAGAGATGAAAGTTCTGCTGACAGAAATAATGATGCAACTATGCATCCATGCAAAGAAACTGGTACAGTAATGCAggaaatagatgtaggcattaCCTATGATATCGGGACATTCATGAAGCGGGCAGCAGAAAATAGTTACATGACATTTTGTGATAACGTACAAACCCCAAGTCTGTCCCCTTCAAAAACCGATCTCCCTGGGGCAAAGCCAAAAGAAAACCTGACTGGAGAGAAGAAGTATCAGAGAAGAAAACGACTGAACAAGCCTCCTACTTGTCAAACAGAACTGACTGGAGCAATGATGCCAGAATCTACAGAAATGCAAAGAAGGTTCTCAGATTTTGACATGGGAACAAAAGATGAAAATTCTGCAAACAGAGAAATTTTTAATGTCCAAATTGGCAGTATGGTAGAGGAAACACATATAGGCCTTGCCTATAATCAAGACACTTGGATGATGCAGGCATTAAATAGTTACATCTCATTATCTGAAGCCGCACAAGCCCCATGTACATATCCTTCAAAAGGTAATCCTCCTGTGAGAAAGAAGAGATCGAAAAGGACTTCTACTCCGACAGAAATGACAGGTGAATTGACTGAACCAATTAGGTCTGAATCTACCATACTATCGTGTAGAATGTCCTTAAACTTTGATAAAGAAGGAAGAGATGAATGTAATACATGCAATGAAAGCCTCGCCAGTGATCAAAACATCACGGTGAATGAGATCTTACATAATGACATCTCGTTATCTGAAAACACACAAACTCCAAGTTCATGTCTTCCCAAAAGCAATCTTCCAGGGGAAAATCTAAATGACaggaacaaaaacaaaagaaagagtgTTGCAACTGCTCAGGATGGGAACGTCGGTAACAGTCAAGTTTCAACAATAAGCCCACAAATGGTTGGTTGCGAGAGAAATCATTCCGGAGCCATTGAATGTGCAGATAACAGCAGCATGAATCTGATTGGGGCACACTATAATGGATTGCCCTCATACAAGTCAAAGTTCTCGATTCAATTTCCAAACATCCAGAAGAAAAGGAGAACTGAAAAGGGGAAAACTTCTAACACTCATATTACATCTTCTGTGACTACCAAAAATGGGATACCACTAGTATTCACTCCAAAAGTTGGTCAAGTGCATCCATATGCTCTAGTGCATCCTTATGTTCAAGTGCACCCTTATGCATCAAACTACAGCTCCAGGATGTATGGTTATGGATATAATGCAGCTGTATTCCCAATCATAAATGAATCTACAGAAAATTATATTCATAGTACTCAAACATTTGATGAGTTCAAATTATCTTTGAGAAGGGTGACAGAAAGATCTCAATTCCCGACTCAAACATGCGATTATAATTCTCTAACAAGAGTTAGAAACTGTATTGAACCAAATTATACTGCAAATCTACTGGACTTTTCAGACCAACAAACGATTAGAGATGCAGAAATACCACAAACATGCGTTGATAGTTTCGTTGAAGATATGCCTGTATCATGTGCAAAAAATAAgcgaaatagaaagaaaagtgTTCTTTCCAGTTCAGCACGTCCTAAAACAGATGATATGCGACAGTGCGATAAATTTGAGCTGGGAAATCACCACCTGGCACTGGAGAAGTCATCAG ATATTGCTCGTAGAGTACGGAAAGTTATCCGTAATGTTGAAGCATTAGCAGAGCAATTTAGACGGCTAAACATAAACACGGGAGAGAGAGAACTTGTCTTATATGAGCAGAATACACTTGTTCCATTTCAAGGCTCATTTGATCCCATCAAAAAACGACGTCCACGACCTAAAGTTGACCTTGATGAGGAGACTGATAGAGTGTGGAAGCTTTTGCTGTTAGATATAAACCATGATGGGGTTGATGGAACAGATGAAGACAAGGCCAAATGGTGGGAAGAAGAACGTAATGTGTTCCATGGACGAGCGGACTCATTTATTGCACGGATGCATCTTGTGCAAG GAGACAGACGATTTTCTCGATGGAAAGGATCAGTTGTGGATTCAGTGGTAGGAGTTTTCCTAACTCAAAATGTCTCAGACCATCTTTCCAGGTATAGActcagtttttgtttttgttttttcgcTAACTTTGAATTCAATATGCCACAGCAACAAAAAATTTCTCTGTTGACA TTTCCCAAAAAGTGTGGCAGCATGTACAAAGCGTATGATGGAGAAGGTACAAGCCTGGAAGTCAACAAACAAGAAGTGAATATAGTGGAGCCAGAAGAGAACACAGAATGTGGTGTAAACTTATTGAATCAATCTGTTTGCAACCAGAGTTCTATGACAGTAGATATAGTTGAGCATTCTGGAGAAAAAGCTGTCAACAGCAATGGTTCTTGCAGAACTGCCAGCAGCCTAATTGGATTAACAGATGAATCAAACTGCAAACAAACAGAATCACCTCAAACAAATACTACAGAATGCCACAGTCCAATGGTTATGATTGAGGAAGGGGAAGAAAAATCATGTTATCATGGTGCTAGCCAAGAGTTAAATGACATAGTTTCATCCCAATGCTCTGTCATTTCATCTCAAATATCTGGAGATTTTTCAAATGATCAAAATCCTGAGAAGATAGGATCATGCTCAGATAGCAACTCAGAAGTTGAAGATCTGTCAAGCACAGCAAAGTACAACAGTTGTGGTTCCTTCTGTAAGCTTCTTGAAATGGTAAGTTCAACCAAGTTTCATGAAGTTAACAGTCAAAGAAGCAAATCAATTGAGATAATGAGAGATGACAATGCAAAAGAAAGCTggaaaaaatcaaatatcactCAAAACCCTCTAGAAGAATCCATCATCCCATCCCATGAATACAATTTGAAACTTACCCATAACTCAGGAGCTCTTGAAGTTAACTGCTCTGACCCTTCCAAAACAGAAGCCTCTTCAAGTCTTTTCTTAAAgaataaagatgaaaatgagaTGAATATGCCTAGTTTTCAAACAGCCGAGTCTGAAGGCCATGTTGCAGTTACTCATTCTCAAACTATTTTATCTCAAGTCCATCCTCAGGAACAGAGTAGTGACATGCAGCAAAGCTTTTTCAACATTTCTGGGCAAACTAATGATCTGATTCAGAAAGAAAGGGATTTAAATCTTGGCGATCACAAAGATGCTGTGAGGAGTGAAACCAATGAGATAAGTTCTGTCCCAATAGAATTGAAGAGCAAAAGTCAAGTGAAGGAAGAAAAGGAACAGTTTGACTGGGATAGTTTGCGAATAAATGCACAAGCTAAGGCTGGGAAAAGAGAAAAGACAGAAAGCACCATGGATTCTTTAGACTGGGATGCTGTGAGATGTGCAGATGTCGGCGAGATTGCTAATACCATCAAAGAACGGGGCATGAACAACAGGCTTGCCGAGCGTATTCAG AAATTCCTGAATAGACTGGTTGAAGATCATGGAAGTATTGACCTCGAGTGGTTGAGAGACGTTCCACCTGACCAAGCAAA AGAATATTTGCTGAGCGTAAGAGGGCTGGGATTGAAGAGTGTGGAGTGTGTGCGGCTTTTAACACTGCACCATCTTGCCTTCCCA GTAGACACAAATGTTGGACGCATCGCAGTACGACTGGGATGGGTACCACTCCAGCCACTGCCCGAGTCACTACAGTTGCATCTCCTAGAAAT GTACCCGGTGTTGGAGTCCATACAAAAGTATCTCTGGCCTCGACTGTGCAAGCTAGATCAAAAAACACt ATATGAGCTACACTACCAGATGATTACCTTTGGAAAG GTCTTCTGTACAAAAAGCAAACCAAATTGTAATGCATGCCCAATGAGAGCAGAATGTCGGCACTTTGCTAGTGCATTTGCAAG TGCAAGGCTTGCCCTGCCTGGACCAGAGCAGAAGAGTATAGTAACTGCAACTGGCAATAGTGCGACTGATGAGAACCCACCTGTATTCACAACTCAGTTGCACTTGCCTCTTCCTGAGAACACAAACCAAGTAGAAGAAATTCTGCAAACAGAAGCGAACAGACAACTGGAACCAAGATCTGAAGTAAATATCTGTCAACCTATCATTGAAGAGCCAACAACTCCAGAGCCAGAATGTTTGCAGGTATCAGAAATTGATATGGAGGATGCCTTCTACGATGATCCGTGTGAAATTCCTACCATTAAACTTAACATAGAGGAGTTCACTCTGAATTTACAAAACTATATGCAAAAAAACATGGAACTTCAAGAAGGTGAAATGTCAAAGGCCCTGGTTGCTTTGAATCCACAAGCTGCCTCCATTCCAGTGCCCAAGCTAAAGAATGTTAGCCGATTACGAACAGAGCATTTTGT ATACGAACTCCCTGATACGCATCCTCTTCTGGAAGGG TGGGACACGAGAGAACCTGATGATCCTGGCAAATATCTTCTTGCTATATGGACTCCAG GCGAGACGGCAAATTCAATACAGCCACCCGAATGCAAATGCAGCTCACGTGAAGAATGTGGGCAACTCTGCGACGAGAAGGAATGTTTCTCATGCAACAGTTTCCGTGAAGCAAATTCACAGATAGTCAGAGGGACACTTCTG ATACCATGCCGAACAGCTATGCGAGGGAGCTTTCCTCTAAACGGCACTTATTTCCAAGTCAACGAG GTATTTGCTGACCATGAGTCGAGCCTCAATCCTGTTAGTGTTCCCCGAAGTTGGATTTGGCACCTCAATAGGCGAACAGTATATTTTGGAACCTCCATAACATCAATATTCAAAG GCTTATCAACACCTGAAATTCAATTAGCCTTTTGGAAAG GTTATCTTTGTGTGCGAGGGTTCGAAAGGAAATCGCGAGCACCGCGTCCTCTGATGGCTAGACTACACTTCCCAGCTAGCAAATTGGCCAAAACAACCAAAGAGAAGACAAAAAAGGAGCCAAGTCCAGCGAAGAAACCACAAGAACCAAAACCAAATCCTGAACAGCCAGAGCTGATTTCAAACAGTCCCCCCCTTCAAGAGAAAGGAACAGCCTGA